A genomic region of Prionailurus bengalensis isolate Pbe53 chromosome D1, Fcat_Pben_1.1_paternal_pri, whole genome shotgun sequence contains the following coding sequences:
- the LOC122482756 gene encoding LOW QUALITY PROTEIN: olfactory receptor-like protein OLF2 (The sequence of the model RefSeq protein was modified relative to this genomic sequence to represent the inferred CDS: substituted 1 base at 1 genomic stop codon), with product MDGKNGSSVNEFLLLGISNNPGIKVTLFVTFLIVYLIILIANLGMIMLIRMDSKLHTPMYFFLSHLSFSDLCYSTAIGPRMLVGLITKIKSIPFYGCALQFWIFCTFADSECLLLAVMAFDQYKPISNPLLYTANMSSRVCFLLMAGVYMVGLVDASANTILTFRLCFCGSNVINHFFCDVPPLLLLSCSDTQVNELVIFTIFGFIELITLSGLFVSYCXIILAVIKIRSAEGRFKAFSTCASHLTAVATFQGTLLFMYFRLSSSYSLDQDKMTSLFYTLVIPMLNPVIYSLRNKDVKEARIKLKNRKWFH from the coding sequence ATGGATGGAAAAAATGGCTCTTCTGTGAATGAATTCCTTCTCTTGGGAATTAGCAATAACCCTGGAATTAAAGTGACCCTATTTGTCACATTTCTAATTGTTTATCTCATCATTCTTATTGCAAACCTCGGGATGATCATGTTAATTAGAATGGATTCTAAGCTTCACACACCAATGTATTTCTTCCTCAGCCACCTCTCTTTCAGTGACCTCTGTTATTCTACAGCAATTGGACCCCGGATGCTGGTAGGCCTCATTACCAAGATAAAGTCAATTCCTTTCTATGGCTGTGCTCTGCAATTCTGGATCTTCTGTACCTTTGCTGATTCTGAGTGCCTACTGCTGGCGGTGATGGCCTTTGATCAGTACAAGCCCATTAGCAACCCCTTGCTCTACACGGCCAACATGTCCAGCAGAGTGTGCTTTCTGCTCATGGCCGGGGTTTACATGGTAGGGCTTGTGGATGCTTCTGCAAATACAATATTAACATTCAGGTTATGTTTCTGTGGATCAAATGTGATCAACCACTTCTTCTGTGATGTCCCACCTCTCCTTTTGTTATCTTGCTCAGATACCCAAGTTAATGAGTTAGTGATATTCACCATTTTTGGCTTCATTGAGCTGATTACCCTTTCAGGGCTCTTTGTGTCTTACTGTTAGATCATCCTGGCAGTGATAAAGATCCGCTCTGCTGAGGGGAGGTTCAAAGCTTTCTCCACCTGCGCCTCCCACTTAACTGCTGTTGCAACTTTCCAGGGGACCCTGCTCTTCATGTATTTCCGCCTGAGTTCTTCCTACTCTCTTGATCAAGACAAAATGACCTCCTTGTTCTACACCCTTGTGATTCCCATGTTAAACCCTGTGATTTATAGCCTGCGGAACAAAGATGTGAAAGAGGCTcggataaaacttaaaaataggaaGTGGTTTCATTGA